In a single window of the Cucurbita pepo subsp. pepo cultivar mu-cu-16 chromosome LG18, ASM280686v2, whole genome shotgun sequence genome:
- the LOC111779616 gene encoding squamosa promoter-binding-like protein 6, with amino-acid sequence MESWSYVSEGKGCMSDEMNSPTSSLGRNKDSLLGWEFKHPCNFGSTMLPTGQHVENQGFGEFIFPEMIGKQLADNSVCDILSSKVVGGRYLTPSNAYLGEDESTSKLSGSVVDSTSRDSSFIDLKLGRFADHREAHGYKFFKGAPILASSESSMPSKRVRASGLNSQTYFCQVYGCNKDLSSSKDYHKRHKVCEVHSKTAKVIVNGIEQRFCQQCSRFHLLAEFDDGKRSCRKRLAGHNERRRKPQVAINSGRAGRFLQSYNGSRLQGTALTATSFICQGILPNGILNPEKYGTSDWCRTVKIEDNNEYMPLAAVHAPTAHLHSKSLFDPYDIDTQVPPFHDNEPNPSATNMFKDNSNQYPLSVGGVNSSSRSYFHNPSLGSEYFSVYSAASTDRLSGLSDSGCALSLLSSQTQNSSTHSSGIPIGRPMVLLDGQNHYSMSQLSEKLMGVSSQVSVNGVSNKFDSSGLNASEGCTLGPISTPETSDAVNLEITNRIFHESNLADPCEGGPTIDLLQLSSQLHRVEHQRQAMQVKQESNAFCCLRIT; translated from the exons ATGGAGTCTTGGAGCTATGTTTCTGAAGGGAAGGGATGTATGTCTGATGAAATGAATTCGCCTACAAGTTCTCTTGGAAGGAACAAAGATTCTTTGTTGGGTTGGGAATTCAAACACCCCTGCAACTTTGGTAGCACCATGTTACCAACAGGTCAACATGTCGAGAATCAAGGATTTGGGGAATTCATATTCCCTGAAATGATAGGGAAACAATTAGCAGACAATTCAGTTTGTGACATTTTGAGTAGCAAGGTCGTTGGTGGAAGATATCTAACTCCATCCAATGCATATCTGGGGGAGGATGAATCCACGTCAAAGCTCTCTGGCTCTGTTGTGGACTCAACCAGCCGAGATTCTTCATTCATTGATTTAAAGCTAGGGAGATTTGCTGACCATAGGGAGGCTCATGGCTACAAATTCTTCAAGGGAGCCCCCATTTTGGCATCATCTGAGTCGTCGATGCCTTCGAAACGAGTTCGAGCTTCCGGGTTGAATTCTCAAACTTATTTCTGCCAGGTTTATGGGTGTAACAAGGATCTTAGCTCCTCTAAAGACTACCACAAGAGGCATAAAGTGTGTGAAGTTCACTCAAAGACTGCAAAAGTTATTGTGAATGGCATAGAACAAAGGTTTTGTCAGCAATGTAGCAG GTTTCATTTGCTAGCTGAGTTTGATGATGGTAAGCGCAGCTGTCGTAAACGCCTTGCAGGTCATAACGAACGTCGGAGAAAGCCTCAGGTGGCTATCAATTCTGGCAGGGCTGGAAGGTTTCTCCAGTCATATAATG GTAGCAGGCTTCAAGGAACGGCATTAACAGCAACATCCTTTATCTGCCAAGGGATATTACCAAATGGTATTTTGAATCCAGAGAAATATGGAACAAGTGATTGGTGTAGAACTGTGAAAATTGAAGACAATAATGAATATATGCCTTTGGCTGCTGTTCATGCACCTACTGCCCATTTGCATTCGAAATCTCTCTTCGATCCTTACGATATTGATACCCAAGTTCCCCCTTTCCATGACAACGAACCGAATCCAAGCGCCACAAATATGTTCAAGGACAACAGTAATCAATATCCTCTTAGTGTAGGAGGCGTGAATTCGAGTTCTCGTTCTTACTTTCACAACCCCTCGTTAGGCAGTGAATACTTCAGTGTTTATAGTGCAGCATCAACCGATCGACTATCAGGATTATCAGACTCCGGTtgtgctctctctcttctgtcaTCTCAAACACAAAACTCCTCAACTCATTCATCAGGGATTCCCATTGGTCGTCCTATGGTCTTGCTTGATGGCCAAAATCATTACAGTATGAGTCAACTTTCTGAAAAGCTCATGGGAGTAAGCTCCCAGGTTTCTGTGAATGGCGTGTCGAATAAATTCGATTCGTCAGGGTTGAATGCTTCGGAAGGTTGTACTCTTGGTCCCATATCGACACCTGAAACAAGTGATGCAGTGAACTTAGAAATTACGAATCGGATTTTCCATGAATCGAATTTGGCAGATCCGTGTGAAGGTGGCCCGACCATTGACTTGTTGCAGCTTTCATCACAACTCCATCGTGTCGAGCACCAGAGACAAGCTATGCAGGTGAAGCAAGAAAGTAATGCTTTCTGCTGCCTCCGGattacttaa
- the LOC111780740 gene encoding probable galacturonosyltransferase 11, producing MRRRPADFRRPVRRRFSHWIWALFGLFTIVGLLLFVVHHNHSEDRIEQSVLERNSRIERVAHDRLNFTEEISTATSFSRQLAEQITLAKAYVVIAKEHSNLHLAWELSSKIRSSQLLLSKAVMRGEPITLEEAEPIIKSLSSLIFKAQDAHYDISTTIMTMKSHIQALEERANAATVQSTVFGQVAAEALPKSLHCLNVKLIADWMKYPSFQKMADERKNSQRVVDNNLYHFCIFSDNVLATSVVVNSTVSNADHPKQLVFHIVTNRINYGAMQTWFLSNDFKGSTIEVQKIEDFSWLNASYAPVLKQMLDPNTRAYYFGGLQDLAVDPKLRNPKYMLLLNHLRFYIPEIYPQLEKVVFLDDDVVVQKDLTPLFSVDLHGNVNGVVETCLEAFHRYYKYLNFSNSIISSKFDPQACGWAFGMNVFDLIAWRKANVTARYHYWQEQNADGLLWKPGTLPPGLLTFYGLTEPLDRRWHVLGLGYDLNIDNRLIESAAVIHFNGNMKPWLKLAITRYRPLWKRYLNQSHPYFEDCITS from the exons ATGAGGCGGCGGCCTGCCGACTTTCGCCGCCCGGTTCGACGGAGGTTTTCGCATTGGATCTGGGcgctttttgggcttttcacAATCGTAGGACTCCTTTTGTTTGTAGTTCACCATAACCATAGCGAAGATCGTATCGAACAGTCGGTCCTG GAGAGAAACTCAAGAATTGAACGAGTTGCTCATGACAGATTAAATTTCACTGAAGAAATATCGACCGCTACATCGTTTTCCCGACAATTGGCTGAGCAAATCACACTTGCCAAAGCGTATGTAGTTATCGCCAAAGAGCATAGCAATCTTCATCTAGCTTGGGAGCTGAGCTCTAAAATCAGAAGTTCCCAGCTGCTGCTTTCAAAAGCTGTGATGAGAGGGGAACCCATCACTCTAGAGGAAGCAGAACCCATAATCAAAAGCCTATCTTCTTTGATATTCAAGGCACAAGATGCTCATTACGATATTTCGACCACAATAATGACGATGAAGTCTCATATTCAAGCCCTTGAAGAGCGGGCTAATGCTGCCACGGTACAAAGCACGGTGTTCGGGCAAGTTGCAGCGGAAGCTCTTCCGAAGAGTCTTCACTGCCTAAATGTGAAACTCATAGCTGATTGGATGAAATATCCTTCCTTTCAAAAAATGGCAGATGAGAGGAAAAACTCGCAGCGAGTCGTGGATAATAATCTGTATCATTTTTGCATATTTTCGGACAACGTTTTGGCAACGTCTGTCGTTGTCAATTCCACTGTTTCTAATGCCGATCATCCGAAACAGTTGGTCTTCCACATTGTCACGAACAGGATCAACTATGGAGCTATGCAGACTTGGTTCCTTAGCAATGATTTTAAAGGATCCACAATAGAAGTCCAAAAGATTGAGGACTTCTCTTGGCTGAATGCCTCTTATGCTCCTGTTCTGAAACAAATGCTCGATCCGAATACACGAGCGTATTATTTTGGAGGGCTTCAGGATTTGGCAGTTGATCCGAAACTGCGAAACCCGAAGTATATGTTGTTGTTGAACCATCTTCGGTTTTACATTCCGGAGATCTATCCACAGCTAGAGAAGGTAGTTTTTCTTGACGACGATGTCGTAGTTCAGAAAGACCTCACACCACTATTTTCTGTTGATTTGCATGGAAACGTGAATGGAGTGGTCGAAACCTGTCTCGAAGCGTTTCATCGTTACTACAAGTACCTGAACTTCTCTAACTCAATCATAAGCTCAAAGTTTGATCCACAGGCGTGTGGATGGGCGTTTGGAATGAATGTTTTCGATCTAATTGCATGGAGGAAAGCAAACGTAACAGCTCGGTATCATTATTGGCAGGAACAAAATGCAGATGGTTTGCTTTGGAAGCCAGGGACTCTTCCTCCTGGTTTATTAACCTTCTACGGGCTAACGGAACCACTCGACCGGAGATGGCATGTCTTAGGATTGGGTTACGACCTAAACATCGACAACCGTTTGATCGAGAGTGCAGCTGTAATTCACTTCAATGGGAACATGAAGCCTTGGTTGAAGCTGGCCATAACCAGGTACAGGCCTCTCTGGAAACGTTACTTAAATCAAAGCCACCCTTATTTTGAAGATTGCATTACAAGTTAA